A portion of the Cryptomeria japonica chromosome 5, Sugi_1.0, whole genome shotgun sequence genome contains these proteins:
- the LOC131042048 gene encoding L-type lectin-domain containing receptor kinase IV.2-like — translation MIHNNNTRNGINCPHGKHLISAFRVLLYWICWCRLSSPLFTFPPTTNFSLEGIARYVSLHPFINSSFVRLSNGNNTQGTFSWMTYNRPISFWDNSSFLANFSSHFRFLISGNYSDFSDYGDGLAFFLAPFDSVQSLNCTCQWLGLFNQSTDGNSSNHIVAVEFDTFKNVPFDPDDNHVEIDVNSILSKANVSLEDKWKFRIRSKSMLDAWVDYDGLAKRLYVFLAPDVQKPESPILSYDIDLAKFLPQKIKVGISSSTAYSLDENMVSYWDFISHHSPTPTETRTKTPTKIPTKKNYVLILVFTRVFAVTGFALLAWFGYIRNKSYEVEDIEMDKWFSEGPHKFSHVELSAATKTFSQEQKLGGGGFVEVYRGILPGAKESVAVKRISQRSKQGKKEYISEVTIISKLRHRNLVQLLGYIIVRDIAAALVYLHEECKDRVVHRDVKASNIMLDSEYRAKLGDLGLARLIACNPGNGASTVITGTVGYIAPECVVSRKPSTEWDVFSFAAACLEIACGRRVVDSSLEEHGWRLVEWVWDLHSHGKLLTAADERLNGNFDGKEMERVLQLGLLCSHPDPKARPSMRKVVNVLRLEAELPDLPLTYPVTACGRTLGHLEVSLFPMHGKISTPAK, via the exons ATGATTCACAACAATAATACAAGAAATGGAATTAATTGCCCACATGGCAAACATCTCATTTCTGCTTTTCGTGTGCTCTTGTATTGGATTTGCTGGTGTCGTCTTTCAAGCCCCCTTTTCACATTTCCTCCTACAACGAATTTCAGTCTGGAAGGGATCGCCAGATATGTATCATTGCATCCGTTCATCAACTCCAGTTTCGTGCGACTCTCAAATGGAAACAACACCCAGGGGACTTTCTCCTGGATGACTTACAACCGACCGATTTCCTTCTGGGACAACTCTTCTTTTCTCGCAAATTTTTCTTCTCATTTTCGATTTCTTATTTCTGGAAACTATTCTGATTTTTCCGATTACGGCGATGGGCTTGCCTTCTTCCTCGCCCCTTTTGATTCTGTGCAGTCACTAAACTGTACATGCCAATGGCTTGGTCTCTTTAACCAATCCACCGACGGAAATTCTTCCAATCACATTGTTGCCGTGGAATTCGACACGTTCAAAAATGTTCCATTTGATCCAGACGATAACCACGTGGAAATCGATGTGAACAGCATTCTTTCAAAG GCAAATGTAAGCTTGGAGGATAAATGGAAATTCCGCATTCGTAGCAAAAGCATGCTGGACGCATGGGTGGATTACGACGGCTTAGCAAAGAGGCTTTACGTGTTTCTTGCGCCTGACGTACAGAAACCAGAATCACCAATCTTATCGTATGACATAGACCTCGCAAAGTTCCTTCCCCAGAAAATCAAGGTCGGCATTTCGTCTTCCACTGCATATTCATTAGATGAGAACATGGTTTCTTATTGGGATTTTATATCTCACCATTCGCCGACTCCCACAGAGACTCGCACAAAGACTCCCACGAAGATTCCCACGAAAAAGAATTATGTTTTGATATTAGTCTTCACCCGCGTCTTCGCAGTCACCGGATTTGCGCTTTTAGCGTGGTTTGGTTATATCAGAAATAAAAGCTACGAGGTGGAGGACATTGAGATGGACAAATGGTTTAGCGAAGGACCGCACAAGTTCTCTCATGTTGAGCTCAGTGCTGCAACTAAAACTTTTAGCCAAGAACAAAAACTTGGAGGGGGAGGCTTTGTCGAGGTTTACAGAGGCATCTTGCCTGGCGCAAAAGAATCTGTAGCCGTTAAAAGAATTTCCCAACGTTCCAAACAAGGCAAAAAGGAATATATCTCGGAAGTTACGATTATTAGTAAGCTGAGACACCGTAATCTTGTGCAGCTCTTGGG GTATATTATTGTTCGTGATATAGCAGCAGCTCTTGTTTATCTTCACGAGGAGTGCAAAGATCGTGTGGTGCACAGGGACGTGAAGGCCAGCAACATAATGTTGGATTCTGAGTACAGAGCAAAACTTGGAGATTTGGGGCTGGCAAGACTGATTGCATGTAATCCTGGAAATGGCGCATCAACTGTTATAACTGGAACAGTTGGATATATCGCACCTGAATGTGTGGTATCCCGCAAGCCCAGCACAGAATGGGACGTGTTCAGCTTTGCAGCGGCGTGTTTAGAAATTGCGTGCGGGAGGCGGGTAGTTGACTCCAGCTTAGAGGAGCACGGGTGGAGACTTGTGGAATGGGTCTGGGATCTTCATTCACATGGAAAGCTTTTGACCGCTGCAGATGAGAGGTTGAATGGGAATTTTGATGGAAAGGAAATGGAGAGGGTGCTCCAGTTGGGGTTGCTGTGTTCTCACCCGGATCCGAAAGCGAGACCCAGCATGAGAAAAGTGGTGAATGTTTTAAGATTGGAGGCTGAGTTACCCGATCTTCCTCTCACTTATCCAGTAACCGCGTGTGGTCGCACTCTAGGTCATCTTGAAGTGTCTTTGTTTCCGATGCATGGTAAAATATCGACTCCAGCAAAATAG